The following proteins come from a genomic window of Candidatus Amarolinea dominans:
- a CDS encoding class I SAM-dependent methyltransferase, producing MPENTRLPIFERWAARYDQSVRTDQGIFASYDEVLDAVVHAAAVAPGMRVLELGIGTGNLAQRFVTLGCEVWGTDFSPAMLAIVREKVPQVTLIQMDLTADWPEALQQRFDRIVANFVLHEFDLATKISLLQRLATHHLMAQGLIVVGDVAFATAELRQQSGAETWDEDEFYWAADETMAACAGTGLEIAFQPISWCTGVFVVRLSSPLQMPTADVATGLQGPPPTVPQPIRPGG from the coding sequence ATGCCTGAAAACACCCGTCTCCCCATCTTTGAGCGCTGGGCCGCGCGCTACGATCAATCGGTGCGCACCGACCAGGGCATCTTTGCCAGCTACGATGAGGTGCTGGACGCGGTCGTCCACGCCGCGGCGGTTGCGCCGGGCATGCGCGTGCTGGAACTGGGCATCGGCACCGGCAACCTGGCCCAGCGCTTCGTGACGTTGGGCTGCGAAGTCTGGGGGACGGACTTCTCGCCGGCGATGCTGGCGATTGTACGGGAGAAGGTCCCGCAGGTCACGCTGATCCAGATGGATCTGACGGCCGATTGGCCGGAAGCCCTGCAGCAGCGCTTCGACCGCATTGTCGCCAACTTCGTGCTGCACGAGTTCGACCTGGCGACAAAAATCAGCCTGTTACAGCGGCTGGCGACCCATCATTTGATGGCGCAGGGGCTGATCGTCGTCGGCGATGTGGCCTTTGCCACGGCCGAATTGCGTCAACAGTCGGGCGCAGAGACGTGGGACGAGGATGAGTTTTACTGGGCAGCCGATGAAACGATGGCCGCCTGCGCCGGAACCGGGCTGGAGATCGCTTTCCAGCCGATTTCCTGGTGTACCGGCGTCTTTGTCGTCCGGTTGAGTTCACCGCTGCAGATGCCGACCGCCGACGTGGCAACGGGTCTCCAGGGGCCGCCGCCAACCGTGCCGCAGCCGATCCGTCCCGGCGGCTAA
- a CDS encoding type II toxin-antitoxin system RelE/ParE family toxin, producing MIKSFRHKGLEDFYYDGTKKGIQPKHANRLADILDVLDAATSIQDVNFPGSGLHLLQPKAENRWAVKVSGNWRVTFRFENGDAHQLDYEDYH from the coding sequence ATGATTAAGTCGTTTCGTCACAAAGGTCTCGAGGATTTCTACTATGATGGAACAAAGAAGGGCATACAACCCAAGCATGCCAATCGACTTGCAGACATCCTGGACGTGCTTGACGCGGCCACGTCGATCCAAGACGTGAACTTTCCAGGATCGGGATTGCATCTGTTGCAGCCGAAAGCGGAAAACAGATGGGCAGTTAAAGTCTCCGGGAACTGGCGAGTCACTTTCCGATTCGAGAATGGAGACGCCCATCAGCTAGATTATGAGGATTATCATTGA